In Hyphomicrobiales bacterium, one genomic interval encodes:
- a CDS encoding TRAP transporter small permease subunit, which yields MRELADRLPPGLGRLVRTLVAIKLVFSAIALLILPVTFFCVVIFRYVLERDLFAYEEWLLPVSFWLYFMGSAVGSYQNKQIRADILESYFSSARAEWIRRVVLSVIETLIACVVVYWAYLMIAREIGMYPNWQKTIALKIPFFVSRLGIFLGFVFMTFYGLLHLYVLLRFGVEVVEDERALENGGAT from the coding sequence ATGCGCGAACTAGCTGACAGGTTGCCGCCGGGCCTTGGGCGCCTGGTTCGCACGCTGGTCGCCATCAAATTGGTTTTCAGCGCCATCGCGCTGCTCATCCTGCCGGTCACGTTCTTTTGCGTCGTTATCTTTCGTTATGTTCTGGAAAGGGACCTGTTCGCCTACGAGGAGTGGCTTCTGCCAGTGTCGTTCTGGCTCTATTTCATGGGCAGTGCCGTCGGCAGCTACCAGAACAAGCAGATCCGGGCGGATATTCTCGAATCCTATTTCAGCTCGGCACGGGCGGAGTGGATCCGCCGCGTTGTGCTGTCCGTCATCGAGACGTTGATCGCCTGCGTCGTCGTCTATTGGGCATATCTCATGATCGCCCGTGAGATTGGTATGTATCCCAATTGGCAGAAGACGATCGCACTCAAGATTCCATTCTTCGTTTCGCGCCTCGGGATATTTCTCGGCTTCGTCTTCATGACATTCTACGGGCTGCTCCACCTCTACGTGCTGTTGCGCTTCGGCGTCGAGGTGGTCGAGGACGAGCGCGCACTCGAGAACGGTGGGGCGACCTGA